One window of Mediterraneibacter gnavus ATCC 29149 genomic DNA carries:
- a CDS encoding CvpA family protein, with product MDNWLLIIVGVIFLISIVAGYVRGLLKIGISLLATVLSIVLVMFLAPYVSDALIKWTPADEMIEEKCMEMFMPQISADTLKNADLSGTSLGELNQDQLADINNLDWNQLGINIQDILNIIGEIPKEVQIQEIENAALPEFLKNRLLENNNSTIYQELGVKSFPEYAASYIARMILKVVAFLVTFILVWILVRALMAAVDLIGELPILGFFNHLGGAVVGAAAALVIVWLLFLIITLLYNNAIGQSCFEMIEKSSILTFLYDNNILITKLLSF from the coding sequence ATGGATAATTGGTTATTGATTATTGTAGGAGTGATATTTTTGATCAGTATCGTGGCAGGCTATGTCAGAGGACTGCTCAAAATCGGAATTTCGTTGCTGGCTACGGTTCTGTCGATCGTGCTGGTTATGTTTCTGGCGCCTTATGTCAGTGATGCGCTTATTAAATGGACACCTGCGGATGAGATGATTGAAGAAAAATGTATGGAGATGTTCATGCCTCAGATTTCTGCAGATACATTGAAAAATGCAGATTTAAGCGGTACTTCACTTGGAGAATTGAATCAGGATCAGCTGGCGGATATCAACAATCTGGACTGGAACCAGTTGGGGATCAACATTCAGGATATTTTGAATATCATTGGAGAGATTCCAAAAGAAGTGCAGATTCAGGAGATTGAAAATGCAGCGTTGCCGGAGTTTTTGAAAAACCGGCTGCTGGAAAACAATAACAGCACAATTTATCAGGAACTGGGAGTTAAGTCATTTCCTGAGTATGCGGCATCGTATATTGCAAGGATGATCCTCAAGGTTGTGGCGTTTCTTGTTACATTTATCCTTGTTTGGATTCTTGTCAGGGCACTGATGGCTGCAGTAGATCTGATCGGCGAGCTTCCGATTCTGGGATTTTTCAATCACCTGGGCGGAGCGGTTGTCGGAGCAGCGGCGGCACTGGTGATTGTCTGGCTCTTGTTTTTGATCATAACATTATTGTATAATAATGCGATTGGACAGTCTTGCTTTGAGATGATTGAGAAAAGCAGTATTCTGACATTTTTGTATGATAACAATATATTGATTACGAAGCTGTTGTCATTTTAA
- a CDS encoding DUF5711 family protein → MKQKKNPRFRFSGSIDMEIIRRQVKRHRRSVLGQWTIRIVVAAMIVTGTYLVIENQTYTSVATADSHKKDTEDSNQYIAFSDGVIRYSRDGVVFLNKRNKEKWIQPCQIQNPIVDVNEDVFAIADVGGNTIMIFQKSGLKGEIETTLPIEKISVSNQGIVSAILKNESTPQIISYDAVGNILVEHQVNLNSTGYPISLDMSADGENLMVSYLSTKNGTLKSMVAFYNFGKEGQEKTDNLIYTEDFEQTVVPDVFYMDASTSVAVGDKSFVIYEGTKSVKKKTEVKLNQEIRSEFHSDRYIGFILTNKDKSGYEVQLYDKTGKQIINREITGEYSHVKIAGDEIIMFDGTKGCIISDTGIQRFKGDWGIEAQEVIPAAGIHRYLIAGEDELRLVYLTN, encoded by the coding sequence ATGAAGCAAAAGAAAAATCCGCGGTTTCGATTTTCTGGATCCATAGATATGGAGATCATTCGGAGGCAGGTCAAAAGGCACAGAAGAAGCGTGCTGGGACAGTGGACGATCCGGATCGTCGTGGCAGCCATGATCGTGACAGGAACCTATCTTGTGATTGAAAATCAGACGTATACGTCCGTTGCAACAGCGGACTCACATAAGAAAGATACAGAAGACAGCAACCAGTATATCGCATTTTCAGACGGTGTGATCCGATATAGCAGAGATGGCGTTGTGTTTCTGAATAAAAGGAATAAGGAAAAATGGATTCAGCCCTGTCAGATCCAGAATCCGATAGTGGACGTTAATGAGGATGTGTTTGCAATAGCAGATGTGGGCGGTAATACGATTATGATCTTTCAGAAGAGTGGATTAAAGGGGGAGATTGAGACTACGCTTCCGATTGAAAAGATTTCTGTTTCAAATCAGGGGATTGTAAGCGCAATTCTGAAAAACGAATCTACGCCGCAGATCATTTCCTATGATGCAGTGGGAAATATACTTGTAGAGCATCAGGTGAATCTAAACAGTACCGGATATCCAATCTCACTGGATATGTCGGCGGATGGGGAGAACCTGATGGTATCGTATCTTTCCACAAAAAACGGAACATTGAAGTCCATGGTTGCTTTTTATAATTTTGGAAAAGAAGGTCAGGAAAAAACGGACAACCTGATTTATACAGAAGATTTTGAGCAGACAGTCGTTCCGGATGTGTTTTATATGGACGCGTCCACATCCGTTGCGGTTGGTGATAAATCATTTGTGATCTATGAAGGTACAAAGTCCGTGAAAAAGAAAACCGAAGTGAAGCTGAATCAGGAGATACGCAGTGAATTTCACTCGGACAGGTATATCGGGTTTATTCTTACGAATAAAGATAAATCAGGATATGAAGTGCAGCTTTATGATAAAACGGGAAAACAGATAATAAACCGGGAAATAACAGGAGAATATAGTCATGTAAAGATAGCAGGAGATGAGATCATCATGTTCGACGGAACAAAGGGATGTATCATCAGCGACACAGGAATACAGCGATTTAAGGGAGACTGGGGAATAGAAGCACAGGAAGTGATTCCGGCTGCCGGAATTCACAGATACCTGATCGCCGGTGAAGATGAACTGCGGCTTGTTTACCTGACAAATTAG
- a CDS encoding LysM peptidoglycan-binding domain-containing protein: MERQIPKNVRQIGNVSDSPKIYVEDYVDTFFLQLCDKAKDGPIGAFLVGDMQKSEDEEYVYIYGAIQMHDLKLVGNEYVIDDETWKNAYEDCKQYFEDGEMLGWFVAQPGVELDAKSNIVKLHKKSFPKQNTVFVMKDSAEKEESYFVHKLNDLMEIGGRYTYYEKNPCMQNYMIAARRKNGVSPSETVEDRAAQDFRNMVRSRGSRTHQKKNNRLMYVASSILILVAVIMGVTTLNNFGKMKAVQKVMSQASSAVLQENNTEEVQPVSGEVTETSNEGDVEKQEETPPSEKDASDPETKQEEEKADDIVQEQESTEGEGDSSEGVYVVEQGDTLAIISKKAYGDVSHVDSICRMNGITDGNLIYVGQKLLLP, translated from the coding sequence ATGGAAAGACAGATCCCAAAAAATGTTCGTCAGATTGGAAACGTGAGTGACAGCCCGAAAATTTATGTGGAGGACTATGTAGATACTTTTTTCCTACAGCTTTGTGATAAGGCGAAGGACGGACCGATCGGGGCATTTCTCGTAGGAGATATGCAAAAGAGCGAGGATGAGGAATATGTATACATATATGGTGCGATTCAGATGCACGACTTGAAGCTGGTCGGCAATGAATACGTGATCGATGATGAAACATGGAAAAATGCATATGAGGACTGTAAACAGTATTTTGAAGACGGAGAAATGTTGGGCTGGTTTGTCGCACAGCCCGGAGTAGAACTGGATGCAAAGAGCAACATAGTGAAACTTCATAAAAAATCGTTCCCGAAACAGAATACTGTTTTTGTTATGAAGGATTCCGCAGAGAAGGAAGAATCTTATTTTGTGCATAAACTGAATGATCTGATGGAGATCGGCGGTCGTTATACATATTATGAGAAAAATCCATGTATGCAGAACTATATGATTGCTGCTCGAAGAAAGAATGGGGTGTCTCCCTCGGAAACTGTTGAGGATCGAGCTGCTCAGGACTTTCGGAACATGGTCCGCAGTCGAGGAAGCCGGACGCATCAGAAAAAAAACAACCGTCTGATGTATGTGGCAAGTTCCATACTGATACTGGTGGCAGTTATTATGGGAGTTACGACACTCAATAATTTCGGGAAAATGAAAGCTGTCCAGAAAGTGATGAGTCAGGCGTCGTCAGCGGTCTTACAGGAAAATAATACAGAGGAAGTGCAGCCGGTGAGCGGTGAAGTGACAGAGACATCCAATGAGGGAGACGTGGAAAAACAGGAAGAAACACCACCATCAGAAAAGGATGCATCAGATCCGGAAACAAAACAGGAAGAAGAAAAAGCAGATGATATTGTTCAGGAACAGGAGAGCACAGAAGGAGAAGGTGATTCCTCAGAAGGAGTGTACGTAGTAGAGCAGGGAGATACACTGGCGATCATCAGCAAAAAGGCCTACGGAGATGTTTCGCATGTAGATTCTATCTGTCGGATGAACGGAATTACGGATGGAAATTTGATTTATGTAGGTCAGAAATTGCTATTACCATAA
- a CDS encoding zinc-ribbon domain-containing protein: MAFCKNCGNQIEDNAATCPNCGASQNTTPQATDNGGFLWGLLGCCIPIVGLVLFLVWKDTKPKTSKAAGIGALVGVILMILYYILIAVVGVGFAAMGF; the protein is encoded by the coding sequence ATGGCTTTTTGTAAAAACTGTGGCAATCAGATTGAGGACAATGCCGCAACCTGTCCAAACTGCGGAGCTTCTCAAAACACGACTCCACAAGCCACGGATAACGGTGGCTTTCTCTGGGGATTGTTAGGCTGCTGTATCCCGATTGTAGGTCTTGTTTTATTCCTTGTATGGAAAGACACCAAACCAAAGACATCCAAGGCTGCCGGTATCGGCGCATTGGTCGGTGTAATCCTGATGATCCTGTATTATATACTGATCGCAGTGGTTGGTGTAGGCTTTGCCGCTATGGGATTCTAA
- a CDS encoding DUF2085 domain-containing protein — MRVWIYKWLPIIFGCHCRSDRSFYWKGTQFPICARCTGELVGMILCPLTFPLVSWSPWIFAILMLPMILDGVIQMVTSYESTNIRRFLTGFLFGYALMRLFLVSTIWTFHFGYNLVPK; from the coding sequence ATGAGAGTTTGGATTTATAAGTGGCTTCCTATTATATTTGGCTGTCATTGCAGAAGTGACCGTTCCTTTTACTGGAAGGGGACACAGTTTCCAATCTGTGCCAGGTGTACCGGAGAACTGGTCGGCATGATTTTATGTCCGCTTACCTTTCCGCTTGTTTCCTGGTCTCCATGGATCTTTGCAATACTGATGCTGCCGATGATCCTGGATGGGGTGATTCAGATGGTCACTTCTTACGAAAGCACAAATATAAGAAGGTTCCTTACAGGATTCCTGTTTGGATATGCATTGATGAGACTGTTTCTTGTCTCTACGATATGGACATTCCACTTTGGCTACAATCTAGTGCCAAAGTAA
- a CDS encoding transketolase family protein, translated as MSDVKKIATRDSYGNALAELGTAHENVVVLDADLAAATKTGVFKKAHPERFIDCGIAESNMMGVAAGLAAAGKVPFASSFAMFAAGRAFEQIRNSIGYPKLNVKIGATHAGISVGEDGATHQCNEDIALMRTIPGMVVINPSDDVEARAAVKAAYEHVGPVYMRFGRLAVPVINDREDYKFELGKGVVLREGKDLTIVATGLPVSNCLEAAEKLAADGIDAKVINIHTIKPLDEELIVEAAKATGKVVTVEEHSVIGGLGSAVCDVLSEKAPTQVMKIGINDTYGESGPALELIAKYGLDTESIYQKIKAFV; from the coding sequence ATGTCAGATGTAAAGAAAATAGCAACAAGAGACAGTTACGGAAATGCTTTAGCCGAACTCGGAACTGCACATGAGAATGTAGTTGTACTGGATGCAGACCTTGCGGCAGCTACAAAGACAGGTGTGTTTAAAAAAGCACATCCGGAGAGATTTATCGACTGTGGTATCGCAGAGAGTAATATGATGGGTGTGGCAGCAGGTCTTGCAGCAGCCGGAAAGGTACCATTTGCAAGCTCTTTCGCAATGTTTGCGGCAGGCCGCGCATTTGAGCAAATCAGAAACTCCATTGGATACCCGAAACTGAACGTGAAGATCGGTGCGACACATGCAGGAATCTCTGTAGGAGAAGACGGTGCGACACACCAGTGTAACGAAGATATCGCTCTGATGCGAACAATTCCGGGAATGGTTGTGATCAACCCTTCTGATGATGTAGAAGCAAGAGCAGCAGTAAAAGCGGCTTACGAGCATGTAGGACCTGTTTATATGCGTTTTGGACGTCTGGCGGTTCCGGTAATCAATGACAGAGAAGATTACAAGTTCGAACTCGGAAAAGGTGTTGTGCTGCGCGAAGGAAAAGATCTGACTATCGTGGCAACAGGACTTCCGGTTTCCAACTGTCTGGAAGCTGCAGAGAAGCTTGCAGCAGACGGAATCGATGCGAAAGTGATCAACATCCATACGATCAAACCTCTGGATGAAGAACTGATCGTGGAAGCTGCAAAGGCAACAGGAAAAGTTGTTACAGTGGAAGAGCACTCCGTAATCGGAGGACTTGGAAGTGCAGTATGTGATGTCCTTTCAGAAAAAGCACCGACACAGGTGATGAAGATCGGAATCAATGATACGTACGGTGAGTCCGGACCGGCTTTGGAGCTGATTGCAAAATACGGACTGGATACAGAAAGTATCTATCAGAAGATCAAAGCGTTTGTATAA
- a CDS encoding transketolase encodes MNKLELMKTANEVRKGIVTAVHSAKAGHPGGSLSAADIFTYLYFEEMNIDPKEPKKADRDRFVLSKGHTAPGLYSVLAQRGYFPVEDLKTLRHTGSYLQGHPDMKHIPGVDMSSGSLGQGISAAVGMAIAGKLDNADYRVYTLLGDGEIQEGQVWEAAMLAAHKKLDNLVVIVDNNNLQIDGAIDEVNSPYPIDKKFEAFNFHVINIDGNDFDQIDAAFKEAKTVKGCPTAIIAKTIKGKDVSFMENQAGWHGKAPNDEEYAVAMADLEKVGEALCQM; translated from the coding sequence ATGAACAAATTAGAATTGATGAAAACTGCAAATGAAGTCCGCAAAGGGATTGTCACAGCGGTACACAGCGCAAAAGCGGGACATCCGGGCGGATCTTTATCAGCAGCTGACATTTTTACGTATCTCTATTTTGAAGAGATGAATATTGATCCAAAAGAGCCGAAAAAAGCAGACCGTGACAGATTTGTCCTGTCTAAAGGACACACAGCTCCGGGACTGTATTCTGTACTGGCGCAGAGAGGATATTTCCCGGTTGAAGATTTAAAGACACTGCGTCATACAGGATCTTATCTGCAGGGACATCCGGATATGAAGCACATTCCAGGTGTGGATATGTCTTCCGGATCTCTGGGACAGGGAATTTCTGCGGCAGTTGGTATGGCGATTGCAGGAAAACTGGACAACGCAGATTACAGAGTTTATACACTTCTTGGAGACGGAGAGATTCAGGAAGGACAGGTATGGGAAGCAGCGATGCTGGCAGCGCACAAAAAACTGGATAATCTGGTTGTGATCGTAGATAACAACAATCTGCAGATTGACGGTGCGATTGATGAAGTCAACTCCCCATATCCGATTGATAAGAAATTTGAAGCATTCAATTTCCATGTGATCAACATCGACGGAAATGATTTTGATCAGATCGATGCAGCATTCAAAGAGGCAAAGACAGTGAAAGGGTGCCCGACAGCGATCATTGCCAAGACGATCAAAGGAAAAGATGTTTCATTCATGGAAAATCAGGCAGGATGGCACGGAAAAGCGCCGAATGATGAAGAATACGCAGTAGCAATGGCAGATTTGGAGAAAGTAGGTGAAGCATTATGTCAGATGTAA
- the fsa gene encoding fructose-6-phosphate aldolase, producing MKFFIDTANVEDIKKANDMGVICGVTTNPSLIAKEGRVFEEVIAEIASIVDGPISGEVKATTVDAEGMIKEGREIAKIHPNMVVKIPMTVEGLKACKVLSSEGIKTNVTLIFSANQALLAARAGATYVSPFLGRLDDISVRGTDLVAEIAQIFEVAGIDTEIIAASVRNPIHITDCALAGADIATVPYKVIEQMTHHPLTDAGIEKFQADYKAVFGE from the coding sequence ATGAAATTTTTTATTGACACAGCAAATGTAGAGGATATTAAAAAAGCAAATGACATGGGTGTGATCTGTGGAGTTACAACAAATCCATCCCTGATCGCCAAAGAAGGACGTGTATTTGAAGAAGTAATCGCAGAGATTGCATCCATCGTAGACGGACCAATCAGCGGAGAAGTCAAAGCGACAACAGTAGACGCAGAAGGCATGATCAAAGAAGGACGTGAGATTGCAAAGATTCATCCGAACATGGTAGTGAAGATTCCAATGACAGTGGAAGGCCTGAAAGCTTGTAAAGTCCTTTCATCTGAGGGAATCAAGACAAATGTGACTTTGATCTTTTCTGCAAATCAGGCACTTCTGGCAGCAAGAGCGGGTGCAACGTATGTATCACCGTTTTTGGGAAGACTGGATGATATCTCGGTAAGAGGAACAGATCTGGTTGCAGAGATCGCTCAGATCTTTGAAGTTGCAGGAATTGATACAGAGATCATTGCCGCAAGCGTAAGAAATCCGATCCACATTACAGACTGTGCACTTGCAGGGGCTGATATTGCAACAGTGCCTTACAAGGTAATCGAACAGATGACACATCATCCGTTGACAGACGCCGGAATTGAGAAATTCCAGGCTGATTATAAAGCTGTTTTCGGAGAGTAA
- a CDS encoding LacI family DNA-binding transcriptional regulator, with product MNKKKVTSSDVAKYAGVSQTTVSMILNKKYNVSFSKEVVKKVEDAARELGYVLPKRRTQKESRREKLLVVFCPNLTNPYYVMLLQGIEARATEQGFGLFVCNTQRDLELEERYLKMLPSLNPQGVIYTCNPSSCFMETVEQLSNKIPFAVINNQNERLNVDAVELDNSKLGRIMAKHLLELGHTHVAYIAPPLTVRQKQRSKRVEGFLKEFQKAGLGDHVVIKAADEQIDKDVPGIDSEYRIGYDLTKELLKEHTDLTAIVGLNDMIAFGILDALYEEKYKVPGEMSVMGCDNTLFARMHHIALTTVEHFVIYKGRDACDIIMKKIKARSEPYAGIEPVSIYHVEYEPQIVMRGTTGYPNLKKRKISTKK from the coding sequence ATGAACAAAAAGAAAGTGACATCTTCGGATGTGGCGAAATATGCCGGCGTTTCCCAGACGACGGTTTCTATGATTTTAAATAAGAAGTACAATGTTTCTTTTTCCAAAGAAGTGGTAAAAAAAGTGGAGGATGCAGCCCGGGAGCTGGGGTATGTGCTTCCCAAGCGCAGAACACAGAAAGAAAGCCGCAGGGAAAAGCTTCTGGTGGTTTTCTGCCCGAATCTGACCAATCCGTATTATGTCATGCTTTTGCAGGGAATCGAAGCAAGAGCAACGGAGCAGGGGTTCGGGCTGTTTGTGTGTAATACCCAGAGAGATCTGGAGTTGGAGGAGCGTTATTTAAAGATGCTTCCCTCTCTGAATCCGCAGGGGGTCATCTACACCTGTAATCCGAGCAGCTGCTTTATGGAGACAGTGGAGCAGTTGTCCAACAAGATTCCCTTTGCTGTCATCAACAATCAGAATGAACGGCTGAATGTGGATGCGGTAGAGCTGGATAATTCAAAGCTTGGCAGAATTATGGCAAAGCATCTGCTGGAACTCGGACATACCCATGTGGCATATATTGCGCCGCCGCTGACTGTAAGGCAGAAGCAGCGTTCCAAGCGGGTAGAAGGATTTTTGAAGGAGTTTCAGAAAGCAGGACTTGGAGATCATGTGGTGATCAAAGCCGCGGATGAGCAGATTGATAAAGATGTGCCGGGAATCGATTCGGAATATCGGATCGGATATGACCTGACAAAGGAATTGCTGAAAGAGCATACGGATCTGACTGCGATCGTGGGGCTCAATGACATGATCGCCTTTGGTATTTTAGATGCTCTGTACGAGGAGAAATACAAAGTTCCGGGAGAGATGTCCGTGATGGGATGCGACAACACATTGTTTGCGAGAATGCATCATATTGCGCTGACAACAGTCGAACATTTCGTGATCTATAAAGGCAGAGACGCCTGCGATATCATCATGAAAAAGATCAAAGCCCGCAGTGAGCCGTATGCCGGGATCGAGCCGGTGAGCATCTATCATGTGGAGTATGAGCCACAGATCGTGATGCGGGGAACAACCGGATATCCAAATCTGAAAAAAAGAAAAATTAGTACAAAAAAGTAA
- the recR gene encoding recombination mediator RecR: MDYYSNQISRLIEEFSRLPGIGAKSAQRLAFHIINMPKDQVENLAKSIVDARNNVRYCAQCCTLTDRELCPICSNPERDQRTIMVVETPRDLAAYEKTGKYNGVYHVLHGAISPMLGIGPGDIRLKELMERLQQDVDEVIVATNSSLEGETTAMYISKLIKPTGIKVSRIASGVPVGGDLEYIDEVTLLRALEGRTEL, encoded by the coding sequence ATGGATTATTACAGTAATCAGATCAGCAGGCTGATCGAAGAATTTTCACGCCTTCCGGGAATCGGAGCGAAGTCTGCCCAGAGACTGGCATTTCATATTATCAATATGCCGAAAGATCAGGTGGAGAATCTGGCAAAGTCGATCGTGGATGCCAGAAATAATGTGAGATACTGTGCACAGTGCTGTACTCTGACGGACCGGGAACTTTGCCCGATCTGCAGCAATCCGGAACGGGATCAGCGGACCATCATGGTAGTGGAGACTCCAAGAGATCTGGCAGCATATGAAAAGACCGGAAAATATAACGGAGTGTATCATGTGCTTCATGGAGCGATCTCTCCGATGCTGGGGATCGGACCGGGGGATATCCGCTTAAAAGAACTGATGGAACGACTGCAGCAGGATGTAGATGAAGTGATCGTGGCGACCAACTCAAGCCTGGAGGGGGAGACTACCGCAATGTACATCAGCAAGCTGATCAAGCCGACCGGGATCAAAGTGAGCAGGATTGCCAGCGGTGTTCCTGTAGGCGGAGATCTGGAATATATTGATGAAGTGACGCTTCTGCGTGCACTGGAAGGCAGAACGGAGCTTTAA
- a CDS encoding YbaB/EbfC family nucleoid-associated protein yields MAKRGGFPGGGMPGNMANLMKQAQKMQRQMEEQAKELEAKEFTATAGGEAVEVTVSGKREVLKVKLAEEVVDPDDIEMLEDLIVAATNEALRKVDEESSSAMSKLTGGLGGGIPGMF; encoded by the coding sequence ATGGCAAAAAGAGGTGGATTTCCTGGCGGAGGAATGCCGGGAAACATGGCAAATCTGATGAAACAGGCACAGAAAATGCAGCGTCAGATGGAAGAACAGGCAAAAGAGCTGGAAGCAAAGGAATTTACTGCGACTGCAGGAGGAGAAGCGGTGGAAGTGACCGTTTCCGGTAAAAGAGAAGTTCTAAAGGTGAAGCTGGCAGAAGAGGTTGTGGATCCGGATGATATTGAAATGCTGGAGGATCTGATCGTGGCAGCAACAAATGAAGCGCTTCGCAAAGTGGATGAAGAATCCAGCTCTGCAATGTCCAAACTGACAGGAGGACTCGGCGGAGGAATACCGGGTATGTTCTAA
- the dnaX gene encoding DNA polymerase III subunit gamma/tau, producing the protein MSYTALYRKFRPVEFEDVKGQEHIITTLKNQIEANRIGHAYLFCGTRGTGKTTVAKIFAKAVNCEHPVNGSPCGECAMCRSIAAGTSMNVIEIDAASNNGVDNIREIREEVAYRPTEGKYKVYIIDEVHMLSIGAFNALLKTLEEPPEYVIFILATTEVHKIPITILSRCQHYDFKRISIETITDRMRDLMQEEQVEVEEKALRYVAKAADGSMRDALSLLDQCIAFYLGQKLTYDNVLEVLGAVDTDVFSRLLRSVIRRDVPKVLDIVDDLVMQGRELTQLATDFTWYLRNLLLVKTSDNIEDVLDVSTENMQQLQEEAGMVEADMLLRYIRIFSELSGQLKYAAQKRVLLEVALIKLCTPAMETSSDSILDRIRVLEEKLEQGVISGGQERVVYVKEDGQAPAEPTPRPELPNAVPEDVQQVVKNFRPIADEASGMLRTYLKKARLSLAGDNRLMIVMPDALGADFVGREDRRKELESLIENRIGKKVEVEVRHVEEGRRFEDTFVDIEKKINMEIIVED; encoded by the coding sequence ATGTCGTATACGGCACTTTACCGAAAGTTCCGTCCCGTTGAATTTGAAGATGTCAAGGGTCAGGAACATATTATTACTACATTAAAAAATCAGATTGAAGCAAACAGGATCGGACATGCCTATCTGTTCTGCGGAACAAGAGGGACCGGTAAGACAACGGTTGCGAAGATTTTTGCAAAGGCAGTCAACTGTGAGCATCCGGTGAATGGAAGTCCCTGCGGGGAGTGCGCGATGTGCCGCTCTATTGCAGCGGGTACATCGATGAATGTGATCGAGATCGATGCAGCTTCGAACAATGGTGTGGACAACATCCGTGAGATCCGGGAAGAAGTGGCATACCGCCCGACAGAAGGAAAGTACAAAGTCTATATCATTGATGAGGTGCATATGCTGTCGATAGGGGCGTTCAATGCGCTGTTAAAGACACTGGAGGAACCGCCGGAGTATGTGATCTTTATTCTGGCGACAACCGAGGTTCACAAGATTCCCATCACGATTTTATCCCGGTGTCAGCATTATGATTTCAAGCGGATCAGTATTGAGACGATCACAGACCGGATGCGTGATCTGATGCAGGAAGAGCAGGTGGAAGTAGAAGAAAAAGCGCTGCGCTATGTCGCAAAGGCGGCAGATGGTTCGATGCGTGACGCATTGAGTCTTCTGGATCAGTGTATTGCCTTTTATCTGGGGCAGAAGCTGACGTATGACAATGTGCTGGAAGTACTGGGAGCAGTCGATACGGATGTGTTCAGCAGACTTCTGCGCAGTGTGATCAGACGAGATGTCCCAAAAGTGCTTGATATCGTCGATGATCTGGTGATGCAGGGGCGGGAGCTTACGCAGCTTGCCACGGATTTTACATGGTATCTGCGAAACTTGCTTCTTGTGAAGACATCTGATAATATAGAGGATGTTCTGGATGTATCTACAGAAAATATGCAGCAGCTTCAGGAAGAGGCCGGGATGGTGGAAGCGGATATGTTGCTCCGTTACATTCGGATTTTTTCGGAATTGTCAGGTCAGCTGAAATATGCAGCGCAAAAAAGAGTGCTTCTGGAAGTGGCTCTGATCAAGCTTTGTACGCCTGCCATGGAGACGAGCTCAGATTCTATTCTGGATCGGATCCGTGTATTGGAAGAAAAGCTGGAACAGGGCGTTATATCAGGTGGTCAGGAACGAGTTGTTTATGTAAAGGAAGATGGTCAGGCACCGGCGGAGCCAACGCCGAGACCGGAACTTCCAAACGCAGTACCGGAAGATGTGCAGCAGGTAGTAAAGAATTTCAGACCGATCGCAGATGAGGCATCGGGAATGCTTCGGACATACCTGAAAAAAGCGCGTCTAAGCCTTGCAGGTGACAACCGTCTGATGATCGTGATGCCGGATGCACTGGGGGCAGATTTTGTTGGCAGAGAAGATAGACGGAAGGAACTGGAAAGTCTGATTGAAAACAGGATCGGCAAGAAGGTGGAAGTAGAAGTACGCCACGTAGAAGAAGGACGCCGGTTTGAGGATACATTTGTAGATATTGAGAAGAAGATCAATATGGAGATTATAGTGGAGGACTGA